A single Vulpes lagopus strain Blue_001 chromosome 3, ASM1834538v1, whole genome shotgun sequence DNA region contains:
- the LOC121487735 gene encoding ubiquitin-like protein 5, translating to MIEVVCNDRLGKKVRVKCNTDDTIGDLKKLIAAQTGTRWNKIVLKKWYTIFKDHVSLGDYEIHDGMNLELYYQ from the coding sequence ATGATCGAGGTTGTTTGCAACGACCGTCTAGGGAAGAAGGTCCGCGTTAAGTGCAACACTGATGACACCATCGGGGACCTTAAGAAGCTGATCGCAGCCCAAACTGGCACCCGTTGGAACAAGATCGTCCTGAAGAAGTGGTACACGATTTTCAAGGACCACGTGTCTCTGGGGGACTATGAAATCCACGATGGGATGAACCTGGAGCTTTATTACCAGTAG